Proteins found in one Maridesulfovibrio sp. genomic segment:
- the glyQ gene encoding glycine--tRNA ligase subunit alpha gives MNFQDVILKLQDFWSDYGCCIVQPLDIEVGAGTFNPSTFFRVIGPEPWNTAYVEPSRRPTDGRYGENPNRLQHYFQFQVILKPSPDDVQDLYLKSLEVLGIDAAEHDIRFVEDDWESPTLGAWGLGWEVWLNGMEVTQFTYFQQVGGIDLKPVSVELTYGLERICMYLQGVESVYDLKWNDKVTYGQIFHQNEVEQSTYNFEYSDSAMLLDLFDKFEAESQKLCEAGLTRPAYEYCLKCSHTFNMLDARGAISITERATYIGRVRNLASAAAKLYAQERENMNYPMLNND, from the coding sequence ATGAATTTTCAAGATGTTATACTCAAACTTCAGGACTTCTGGTCTGATTACGGATGCTGCATTGTCCAGCCTCTTGATATCGAGGTCGGCGCGGGTACATTCAACCCTTCAACTTTTTTTCGCGTAATCGGTCCTGAGCCGTGGAATACTGCGTATGTAGAGCCTTCCCGCCGTCCTACAGACGGCCGTTATGGTGAAAACCCTAACAGGCTCCAGCACTACTTCCAGTTCCAGGTAATTCTGAAACCTTCTCCTGATGATGTTCAGGATCTGTACCTTAAAAGTCTTGAAGTTCTCGGCATCGATGCTGCAGAGCATGACATCCGTTTTGTCGAGGACGACTGGGAATCTCCCACCCTCGGCGCATGGGGACTCGGCTGGGAGGTATGGTTGAATGGTATGGAAGTAACACAGTTCACTTATTTCCAGCAGGTGGGCGGAATCGATCTCAAACCCGTATCTGTCGAACTGACCTACGGACTTGAAAGAATCTGTATGTATCTGCAGGGAGTTGAATCTGTTTATGACCTCAAGTGGAACGATAAAGTCACCTACGGGCAGATTTTCCACCAGAATGAGGTTGAGCAGTCCACATACAACTTTGAGTATAGTGACTCAGCCATGCTGCTTGATCTTTTTGATAAATTTGAAGCAGAAAGCCAGAAACTCTGCGAAGCTGGTCTCACACGTCCGGCATACGAGTATTGCTTGAAATGCTCACATACTTTCAACATGCTTGATGCTCGTGGAGCCATTTCCATAACAGAAAGGGCAACCTATATCGGCAGAGTGCGTAATCTCGCTTCCGCAGCCGCAAAGTTGTATGCGCAAGAACGCGAGAACATGAACTACCCCATGCTTAATAACGACTAA
- the recO gene encoding DNA repair protein RecO — protein MELTEKVIILKTGKFKENDIWVRFMSSTRGVQNAFAFGGSRSRRRFGGCLEPFSQVLFKTGANKTGTYQVLQEGSLVKGYPGIRSDFRKMGLAANCFKFIESAVLERDGNRAVFDLLTETLDVIEEAEPDDFFPLFFRAKVAFEQGYNPDFTICAQCGKPLFSSRPVVFNIEKGQIRCLDCTDGREGETVSPGTVRTLAWIQDTGPESWISLQLPAQIRQECFSVMDRFMAYHMGLVWEGNNYRKI, from the coding sequence ATGGAACTGACTGAAAAAGTTATCATACTGAAGACCGGTAAATTTAAGGAAAATGATATCTGGGTGCGTTTTATGTCCTCTACAAGGGGAGTACAAAACGCGTTTGCCTTCGGAGGCAGCCGAAGCCGCCGCAGATTCGGTGGATGTCTGGAGCCGTTTTCGCAGGTGCTCTTTAAAACTGGCGCTAACAAAACAGGAACTTATCAGGTCCTGCAGGAAGGGAGTCTGGTCAAAGGCTATCCGGGAATCCGGTCTGACTTTCGCAAAATGGGACTCGCTGCCAATTGTTTTAAATTTATTGAGTCTGCGGTTCTGGAGCGTGATGGAAACCGCGCTGTTTTTGATTTGTTGACCGAAACGCTGGACGTAATAGAAGAAGCGGAGCCGGATGATTTTTTCCCCCTTTTCTTCCGGGCGAAGGTCGCTTTTGAACAAGGTTACAATCCTGACTTTACAATTTGCGCTCAATGCGGCAAACCTTTGTTCAGTTCCCGTCCCGTCGTCTTTAATATAGAAAAAGGGCAGATCAGATGTCTGGACTGCACCGACGGTAGAGAAGGGGAGACTGTAAGTCCCGGAACCGTCAGGACACTGGCGTGGATTCAGGATACCGGACCAGAAAGCTGGATATCGTTGCAGCTTCCGGCGCAAATCCGGCAGGAGTGCTTTTCCGTAATGGACCGATTTATGGCCTATCATATGGGGCTGGTCTGGGAAGGCAACAATTACAGGAAGATATAA